CGGCTCGAAATTCTTGAAAATGAAAATCGACAGTTGGCTTATTCCGTGTCGGAAGTAAAAAACAGAAAAACTTCGGACGATGATGAAGAAGTAGAAAATTTAAAACGAAAACTTAAAGCTTATCAGTCCTATGAAGAAGAATATGGCGATTTAAAGACTCAGCTGGGACAACTGAAGAATCTAGTCAATGAACTGAATGAAGAAGTCAGCGATTATACTCAGGTTCAGCAAGGTGATGATGGATTTGTTAAGGAACAGCTACTTCAACTGCAAAAAGAAAAGCAGGAACTGATTTCTCAGAAAAATGATATTTTAGAGGAAAAAGGTGATTTGACAATAGCCTTTGAACGTCTGAAGGAAGAAAACCAGTTGCTAAAAGAAAAGTTAGAGAAAGTCAAAAATAACGAAGAAGCTCCGGCTGCCTTCGAACAACTTAAAGAAGAAATACGGCTGTTAAAAGTCAAGTATGAAGAAGCTTTAGAAGAAAAAGGTGATTTGGTTGTTGCGTATGAGCGATTGAAAGATGAAAATCGTAGTCTGAAAGTTAAATGTGCTGAAGCCGAAGAAAAAGATCAAAATGTTTTAAATGAGCTCAAAAGAAATATTGAACAGTTAAACGCAGAAAATGAATTATTAAAAATGCAACAGGAAGAAAACGATAAGAACTCCCGTAATCAGGTCAGGGCGTTGCGACAAAAATTTGAAAAATATCAGGAATCTCACAACAAAAAGAATGTGGAAATGGTGGCTCATCTTGAGTTGGCTCTGGAGAAACTAAAAAATGATCAAAAGTATGTCGGTCTTGAACAGGATGAGAATGAAAATGATGCAGATATTTTTGAGTCATTTGCCACAATAAATCCAGAGATGGATAGTACAAGCATATTTGAACAGTAAATATTCAAGAAAGATAAAATAAAACGTTTGCAAAAATAGCTTTACAAAAAGCAGAAATGTGATATAATAAGTACAAGTCAAACAGTATTCAAGATAAAAAGGTTAATATCATATCAAACAGATCATAATAGCTGATAAAGTTATTTAAGGAATCTGGTTTGAACAGAAAGATCTGGGAACGAAAACAGATTGTCTGAAAATTAATAATGTGACAACCCTTTTATGGAATTAAATGAAAAGTTATTTTGAAGAAGAAATTTCAGAAAAATAGGATGAGTAAATGATTACCAAAAAGTTTAAACGGTCAGTTTGCAAAAGTACAGGCTGGAGATATTACTTGGATTATTAAGATAAACTGTTTGAGGAAAATCAATAGGAGGTATCCAAACGGATGACCGAACAGATTTGGGACTAGACCGATTTTATTGCAAAGAAAGTAAAATCGGAGCTAGTCTTTTTGTAATAAATTATTGATGTAATTTTAATGCCAGTACGAATCAAACTTAATTTGTACTGGTATTTTAATGCTTATAGGGCGAAAATTGTTCCGATTTTATATAATCAAGACAAGGCAGGGTTTAAATTTAAAATGATGAGAACATCTTTAACTCGGTGATATATAAATCTGGCATAGAATAATATTGACTTTTGAGATAGAAAATGATAATTTCATTTAAGATAAATATTTAGAGGGTTTTACAATGAATAGTGTTAATAAAAAATATAATGAACGTTTAAAAAGGTTTCAGAAGGCGATTCGTTTAGAGGTTCCGGATCGTGTTCCCATTTTTTCTTTAAATAGCCCTGAAGTAACAGTGGAATATGCGGGTGAAGATTTAAAAACAGTTCATCTTGATTTTATAAAACTTCGAAAGACCATACCACAATATTATGAAGATTTATTAATAGATGGAGTTGCAACTGCTTTTTTGAGGAATTCCAGATTGTACACCCATTTAGGTGCTAAAAATTTTAATCTCAATAAAGATGGCTTTATGCAATATTCGGAAGTTCAGGGTATGCTGGAAACAGACTATGAAGAATTGATTACTATGCCAATGGAAACGATTGTTAAAAAGATTTTACCGCGGATATATACAGCATTTTCTATGAATGATCCGGCTTCTTCCTTAAATATTGGCAGGGGCTTTACTGAATATATAGAAAATTCTAGACAGTTGCGTGAAATTGACCAGCATTGTGTTGAAGTTTCCGGAATTCCTGTCATCACAAATCATATGGTGGAAGCTCCGTTTGATTTTCTTGCTGACCAGTTAAGGGGATTAACAGGAATTGTAACTGATATGCATCGGCGACCCGAACAGGTTGAGACTGCTTGTGAAGCTTTATTGCCATTATTAATTAAATGGGGAATGTCAGGGTTTAAAGAAACAGGAGCGGAATTTCCTGGTCTGTTTATCCCCTTGCACATGCCTCCATTTTTAAACCCCAGTCAGTTTGAGCGTTTTTTCTGGCCAACTTTTAAACGGATGGTTGATGAATTTACTGGCTCAGGCCATACTGTTTCGTTATTTTTAGAAGGAGATTGGACAAACTTTTATGACTTTTTGCAGTCTTTTGATCGGCGGGTAATTGGTTTTTTTGAGACGGGTGACTTGAAAATAATTAAAAATAAGCTTGGCAAATCTATATGTATTGCGGGAAATTATCCTATTAGCGTTTTAAATTCGGAACCGCTTGAGAATTGCATTGATATCGCCAAGGCAATGCTTGATGTAGCGGCACCTGGAGGGGGATATATTTTCAGTACAGGTAAGGTGGTTCTTCGAAAAAAAGGAATTGATCTGGAAAAATTAAAAGCAGTTCATCGATATGTTATTGAAAATAGCAAATATTAGCCAGGAGAGACTCAAATGGAAACAAATACATATGAAATTTTTGAAAAGTTGTTGAAAATAAATAACAGCACTAATTTAGAAGATGAATTGTTGTTGAAAATATTTCAAAGTGAAGATGAAGATGATTTGTTTGGATTTGTGTTATCATTATTAATTTAATGAAATGCTTTAAGGAGGAATAATGGAAGAAAATCTTCATGCCGGTCATCGGCAACGTGTTAAGAACAGAGTTTTAAATGACGGCCTGAGTGGATTTGAAGAATATCAGATTTTAGAGTTTTTGCTTTTTTATAGTATACCAAGAAAGGATACAAACGAAATTGCGCATAAACTCATCGAGCGTTTTGGAACCCTTGCAAATGTTTTTGAGGCCAGTATCAATGATCTTTGCCAGGTAGATGGACTCACTAAAAATTCCGCACTGCTGCTCACAATGCTACCGGACTTAACTAAACGTTACCAAATAAGCAAAATTAAGGATAAACCTATAATCTCAAGTAGTAAATCGGCTGGAGACTATGTCATGAATCTTTTTACCGGGAAATTATACGAAGTTTTTTACCTATTATGCCTGGATAGTCAGAATAGGGTTAATTATGCCTTGTTGTTGCATGAAGGAACAATCAATGAAGCGCCAGTCTATCCCCGAAACATCGTAGAAAGTGCCCTTCGACATCAGGCTGTGAGTGTTATTCTGGCACATAATCATCCTGGTGGAAGCTTGAAGCCATCTCATGAGGACATAAATGTGACTCAGCGGATCAAACAGGCATTAGAACATATCTCTATAAAAGTTATTGATCATATCATAGTGGCAGAAGATAGATTCTATAGTTTTGCTGAAAACGGAGTACTTTAAAAGATAAAAAAAAGAATGTAAATAAGTGAAAAAAGTAATTTTGCTGAAAAATTTCAGTAGTTACTTTTTTTTATTATTTTTTGTGATAGAATAATTATTGGCGTTTTTTACAAACAAGCTTATTGAAAAACTTAAATCGTAGTCTATTCACTGTTTGATGAAGACTTGAAAAAAAGTAGTATCTGTAACTATGTTTAACAAAATGAATGCCAAATATAATTATTCAATAAGGAGGATAAATATGAAATTACTTTTTTATGTTCTTAGTCGGACCGATAAACTGGATGTACTGCTGACAGAACTTGGAAACCGTAAACTTTGTGGTGCGACGGTTATCGAAGCGACGGGTATGGCCCGTTATTTGAATAGTCGGCATGATGATGAAGAAATCCAGTTTCTTAGTTCCCTCAGAGACTTTTTTAGTTTAGATCGGGTTAAAAGCAATGTAGTATTCATGGTTGTTCAGAATGAACAGGTTAAACAGGTCATAGACGTTATTGAAGAAACGATTGCCCCTTTGGATACTCCCGATTCAGGTATTGTTTTTACTGTCCCATTGGATTTCGTGAAAGGAGTATCTTGTTTTGCAGAGTAATATTATTTTTGAAGTTTTTTTGATGCTTTTTGCTGGGATTATCTTTGGAAGAATAGTAAAGTTTTTTAAAATGCCCAATGTAACGGGGTATTTGGTTGCAGGACTAATTTTAGGGCCGTCTTTTTTAAACTTTATTCCGTCCTATATGGTGGAAGGGTTTGGTGTTATTTCAGATATTGCTCTAGGCTTTATTGCGTTTTCTGTGGGGAGTCAGTTCGATTTTAATTACTTTAAAAAAGTTGGACCTGCCCCGATTATTATTGCTATTTTTGAAGCCATAACGGCAGTCGTTTTTGTGATTATTGCTGTCACTGTTTTTGGATTTGACATAAAACTTGCAATTATGCTGGGTGCGATTGCGGCTGCGACAGCGCCGGCACAGACGATTATGGTCATTAAACAGTATCGGGCAAAAGGGCCATTGACATCAATGTTGATGAGTGTGGTGGCAGTAGACGATGCAGTTGCTCTAATTGCATTTGGGTTTGCCTCAACCCTTGTTAATATGATGTCTTCGACACAATCTGGAAATTTGTTTATTTCGATTTTGACCCCAGTTTATGAACTGTTAATTTCTTTGGTTGTTGGAATATTGGTAGGGTTTCTGATGAAGCTGATTTTCAGATGGTTTAAGAAGCCTTCAAACCAACTAAGTATTTCAATCGCTTCAATTTTGCTGGCTTACTGGGTATCTGATTCGCTGTATGGATCTTCACTGCTTTCTTGTATGGCTCTAGGTGCAACGATGGCAAACATTTATCGTGCCCAGATTGATCAGTTGGTTAAAATTACGGAAGAGTTCACACCTCCAGTGTTTATGCTGTTTTTTGTGGTTTCAGGAGCTGGTTTTCAGGTGTCGGCACTTTCAAGTATTGGCTTAATTGGTATTCTTTATGTAGTAGCAAGAGTGATTGGTAAAATTACTGGAGCATATATTGGTGGTCGGTTAACAGGCCAGGATCAGAATACCTGCCGATATCTTGGTCCGACTTTAATGCCGCAAGCTGGCGTGGCCCTAGGGCTTATTGTAGCGGCATCACAGGTGGTTCCGGATTATGCAAATCAGATTCAAGTTATTGTTTTGTGCTCAACATTTATTTACTCCTTAATAGGACCAGTCGTGGCAAAACAATCACTTATAAAAGCTGGTGAAATTCAATTGGAAAATAAAGGGGTACCAAGGCAGGCACATTCATAAAAAAAAGTCTTAATCAGATTCTCTGATTTAGACTTTTAAATGACTGATAATTCATGATAAGAAATAGGTGGTAACTGTTCTTTAATACAGACTGCCAGCCGAAAATTTTCAAATTGTTTTAACTCAAAGAAATAGGGTTCTATTAGGTTATTTTCTAAAACTTCTATTAGCGATTCACTTTTTCTGATACTAAATGAGTTTAGCGGCGCATTTAAACCTGTTCCACGAGCTTTTAGATAACTTTCTTTTAATACCCAATAATTATAAAATTGTTCATTTGAGTCTTTAGCCTCACGAATGCATTCTTTTTCTTCTTCAGAAAAATAAGTTTTGGCAATCTCAAAATCAGCATGCTGAACGGCTTCGACGTCAACACCAATTGTAGAAGTATAAAAAGCAATTACTGCCAGGTTGTGAGTATGTGAAAGATTGAAATGAAGTCCAGAAGGGGATATTAAATAAGGCTTACCGTATTGAGTATAAGAAAGATCGGACTCACTGTAATTTTCAATGGATAAAATATGATGAAGGAGAATACCTGCTGCTAAAGATGTGTTTTTGTCTTTTCGAAAACGGAAGTGCTCAATTTTTTTCTGTCTGCTAAAAGGAAGATGTTTATAATAACGATTGAAAATTATATCTTGATGAAAAACAGCACTGTTCAAGATTATTACATGACAATGGTCAGGATTGTAACTTACTTCCTGACCATTGTTTTTTTTTGACTCACTGATATCAAAGCTTCTTAATTTCGGATTTAACAAAGTAGCAGTAATAAACTTATCATTCATAGCAACGATTTAAAAGACTAAGCATTTGAACATCCAGTTTTACTTGCCGGACAGGTTTTACCAAGTTTACAGAAATCGCAAGGAATGAGGACTTCGAAATCAGCATGATCATAAATTCCCATAATTCCTGAAACACTTTTAACAGGAACCATTTTTAGGTGAGAGGTTAGTTCAAGACCAATATCAGATGGTGAAAGAAGTTTAAAAATAGGTCGCTGATTAATGAGTTCAAACTGATGCTGTCCAGGATTCCAGACTGGAGAGTGAAAAAGACTATTTTTCTGAAGTTCTAGTCCAAGACGCTCTTTTAACCATAAACTTGCATTTTCAATAAAAGAAGTTCCCCAAATATCAAAAAAATATTGTTTCATTGAGCCATCTATTGATTTAAGTTGCTCATCGAATCCATTAATTGTTGCAACAAAGCATAAACAATGACTGGCTCCTCTAAGAATTTTAGGTGGCATTTTTCCTGAAAGCATGATATTTGAAGAAATATGAACAGTATCGTCAATGATATCGGAAATTTCAAAGAACTGGTAAAGTGATTCAATTGTTAAAGATTCCATCATCAGATTGCGTGTTTCCAGGATGTCGTTTCCGTATTTAGGGGGAATATTAGAGATATCAATATTGGTATGGCGTTTAAAAAATGAATTGACTTCAGTCAATTCATCAAAGGGTATATTCAGTTGTTGACGAGGTTGAGTTAACATAGAGCTTCCTTTCAAAAAAATAGTTAGATTTGGCTGTTTTCTTTAGATAATGTATAATAAAAATTGTATTATAAAGAAACAATTTCATTACATGGTATCAAGAATAAACATATTAAGGGATTTGATTGTTTTTATCTCATCGGCGGTCATTAAAAGCATTTCTTTAGTAAGTTCCTCAGGTTCTAAAGGTGTTGATGACATCAGGAATTTAAGCGTAAATGGTGCGATTGGGCGATATGAAATACCAAACATCAAGCCCCAGTAACTTGAATGATAGTGAAGAGAATTTACGATACAAAAACGCATCTGTTCTATAGGATTAGCTTGATTAATTAAGTGGACATAAGTTACCAGATCGTAGTTTTCAACCTGGCCGAGATAATAAAATGAACATTTCTCATAGTTGTCAAACGACGGAATATCCATATAAAAATGACAAACCAAAGTGTCATTAACCGGATCGGGTAATATAGTCAAAAAGGACTTAACAAT
This genomic interval from Eubacteriaceae bacterium ES3 contains the following:
- a CDS encoding 4'-phosphopantetheinyl transferase superfamily protein produces the protein MNDKFITATLLNPKLRSFDISESKKNNGQEVSYNPDHCHVIILNSAVFHQDIIFNRYYKHLPFSRQKKIEHFRFRKDKNTSLAAGILLHHILSIENYSESDLSYTQYGKPYLISPSGLHFNLSHTHNLAVIAFYTSTIGVDVEAVQHADFEIAKTYFSEEEKECIREAKDSNEQFYNYWVLKESYLKARGTGLNAPLNSFSIRKSESLIEVLENNLIEPYFFELKQFENFRLAVCIKEQLPPISYHELSVI
- a CDS encoding helix-turn-helix transcriptional regulator, whose product is MESISLYVGKKIKFYRKQLHLSIAQLSERISKSKSTVSKYENGQIAMDLETLYDIAQALNVNIQQLIDIQSSVPAPVLASNLPFGGNRQMHLYFYDGRKRRIVKSFLTILPDPVNDTLVCHFYMDIPSFDNYEKCSFYYLGQVENYDLVTYVHLINQANPIEQMRFCIVNSLHYHSSYWGLMFGISYRPIAPFTLKFLMSSTPLEPEELTKEMLLMTADEIKTIKSLNMFILDTM
- a CDS encoding cation:proton antiporter, whose product is MQSNIIFEVFLMLFAGIIFGRIVKFFKMPNVTGYLVAGLILGPSFLNFIPSYMVEGFGVISDIALGFIAFSVGSQFDFNYFKKVGPAPIIIAIFEAITAVVFVIIAVTVFGFDIKLAIMLGAIAAATAPAQTIMVIKQYRAKGPLTSMLMSVVAVDDAVALIAFGFASTLVNMMSSTQSGNLFISILTPVYELLISLVVGILVGFLMKLIFRWFKKPSNQLSISIASILLAYWVSDSLYGSSLLSCMALGATMANIYRAQIDQLVKITEEFTPPVFMLFFVVSGAGFQVSALSSIGLIGILYVVARVIGKITGAYIGGRLTGQDQNTCRYLGPTLMPQAGVALGLIVAASQVVPDYANQIQVIVLCSTFIYSLIGPVVAKQSLIKAGEIQLENKGVPRQAHS
- the radC gene encoding DNA repair protein RadC; translated protein: MEENLHAGHRQRVKNRVLNDGLSGFEEYQILEFLLFYSIPRKDTNEIAHKLIERFGTLANVFEASINDLCQVDGLTKNSALLLTMLPDLTKRYQISKIKDKPIISSSKSAGDYVMNLFTGKLYEVFYLLCLDSQNRVNYALLLHEGTINEAPVYPRNIVESALRHQAVSVILAHNHPGGSLKPSHEDINVTQRIKQALEHISIKVIDHIIVAEDRFYSFAENGVL
- a CDS encoding uroporphyrinogen decarboxylase family protein; the encoded protein is MNSVNKKYNERLKRFQKAIRLEVPDRVPIFSLNSPEVTVEYAGEDLKTVHLDFIKLRKTIPQYYEDLLIDGVATAFLRNSRLYTHLGAKNFNLNKDGFMQYSEVQGMLETDYEELITMPMETIVKKILPRIYTAFSMNDPASSLNIGRGFTEYIENSRQLREIDQHCVEVSGIPVITNHMVEAPFDFLADQLRGLTGIVTDMHRRPEQVETACEALLPLLIKWGMSGFKETGAEFPGLFIPLHMPPFLNPSQFERFFWPTFKRMVDEFTGSGHTVSLFLEGDWTNFYDFLQSFDRRVIGFFETGDLKIIKNKLGKSICIAGNYPISVLNSEPLENCIDIAKAMLDVAAPGGGYIFSTGKVVLRKKGIDLEKLKAVHRYVIENSKY